From the genome of Gracilinanus agilis isolate LMUSP501 chromosome 2, AgileGrace, whole genome shotgun sequence, one region includes:
- the PABPN1L gene encoding embryonic polyadenylate-binding protein 2, which produces MWFSISSSLFPPPSKDWLQNALSDPKGLGWGGEGQPPGKMLKICPEEKEEEDDLLSLLDQRKLEETLGPNLEAGVSSHEPQEDGQELEAIKTKLQKMEEVHERQELKGMEETQHQQPHEEEKKVAEKAFTPLLSPLQYNPEASHLLDTEKGTPFQGTAMEKLESDQRSVYVGNVDYNGTAEELESHFSCCGEINRVTILCDKYSGHPKGYAYIEFAHEDSVKTATELDETTFRGRIIKVLPKRTNFPGISTTDRGGPRNRLSGRGCPPLRCSLYIGDRLRPRGRSYRGHGRISHWFEPY; this is translated from the exons ATGTGGTTCTCCATTAGcagctctctctttcctcctccttccaagGACTGGCTCCAGAATGCTCTCTCAGACCCCAAAGGTCTAGGCTGGGGGGGTGAGGGACAACCTCCAGGGAAGATGCTGAAGATTTGCccagaagagaaggaggaagaggatgatcTGCTCTCTCTCCTGGACCAAAGAAAACTGGAGGAGACCCTGGGGCCTAACTTA GAGGCAGGTGTTTCCTCCCACGAGCCTCAAGAAGATGGGCAGGAGCTAGAAGCCATCAAAACCAAGCTACAGAAAATGGAGGAGGTCCATGAGAGACAGGAGCTCAAAGGTATGGAAGAGACCCAACATCAGCAGCCacatgaggaagagaaaaaggtggCAGAAAAAGCCTTCACCCCATTGCTGTCACCACTGCAATACAACCCTGAGGCCAGTCATCTGCTGGACACAGAGAAAG GCACACCTTTCCAAGGAACAGCCATGGAGAAGTTAGAGTCTGATCAACGGTCTGTCTACGTAGGCAAT GTGGATTACAACGGCACGGCTGAGGAGCTGGAATCCCACTTCAGCTGCTGCGGCGAGATCAACAGGGTCACCATCCTCTGTGACAAGTACTCTGGACACCCCAAGGG CTATGCCTATATTGAGTTTGCCCATGAGGATTCTGTGAAGACTGCTACAGAGCTGGATGAGACCACCTTTAGGGGCCGGATAATCAAG GTTCTGCCCAAAAGGACCAACTTCCCAGGGATCAGCACTACAGATCGAGGGGGCCCTCGGAATCGACTCTCTGGCAGAGGATGCCCTCCCCTCCGGTGTAGCCTTTATATTGGAGATAGACTGAGGCCAAGGGGCAGAAGCTACAG GGGGCATGGAAGAATCTCCCACTGGTTCGAGCCATATTAG
- the TRAPPC2L gene encoding trafficking protein particle complex subunit 2-like protein isoform X2 → MAVCIAVIAKENYPLYIRSIPAEHELKFHYTVHTSLDVVDEKVSAMGKALVDQRELYLGLLYPTEDYKVYGYVTNSKVKFVMVVDSSNTALRDNEIRSMFRKLHNSYTDVMCNPFYNPGDRIHSSLQFTLSQAFDNMVTSMMVQVC, encoded by the exons ATGGCGGTGTGTATTGCGGTGATCGCCAAAGAG AATTACCCACTCTATATCCGAAGCATCCCCGCAGAGCATGAGCTGAAGTTCCATTACACGGTGCACACGTCTCTTGATGTGGTAGATGAGAAGGTCTCTGCAATGGGAAAGGCCCTCGTAGATCAGAGGGAGCTCTACCTGGGACTCCTGTACCCCACAGAAGACTACAAAGT ATATGGCTATGTGACGAATTCCAAGGTGAAATTTGTAATGGTGGTGGATTCTTCCAACACAGCACTTCGAGACAACGAGATCCGCAGT ATGTTTCGAAAGCTACATAATTCCTACACAGATGTCATGTGCAACCCCTTCTACAACCCTGGAGACCGTATTCATTCTAG TTTACAGTTTACCCTTTCACA GGCCTTTGACAACATGGTCACTTCCATGATGGTGCAGGTTTGTTGA
- the TRAPPC2L gene encoding trafficking protein particle complex subunit 2-like protein isoform X3 — translation MAVCIAVIAKENYPLYIRSIPAEHELKFHYTVHTSLDVVDEKVSAMGKALVDQRELYLGLLYPTEDYKVYGYVTNSKVKFVMVVDSSNTALRDNEIRSMFRKLHNSYTDVMCNPFYNPGDRIHSSRAFDNMVTSMMVQVC, via the exons ATGGCGGTGTGTATTGCGGTGATCGCCAAAGAG AATTACCCACTCTATATCCGAAGCATCCCCGCAGAGCATGAGCTGAAGTTCCATTACACGGTGCACACGTCTCTTGATGTGGTAGATGAGAAGGTCTCTGCAATGGGAAAGGCCCTCGTAGATCAGAGGGAGCTCTACCTGGGACTCCTGTACCCCACAGAAGACTACAAAGT ATATGGCTATGTGACGAATTCCAAGGTGAAATTTGTAATGGTGGTGGATTCTTCCAACACAGCACTTCGAGACAACGAGATCCGCAGT ATGTTTCGAAAGCTACATAATTCCTACACAGATGTCATGTGCAACCCCTTCTACAACCCTGGAGACCGTATTCATTCTAG tag GGCCTTTGACAACATGGTCACTTCCATGATGGTGCAGGTTTGTTGA
- the TRAPPC2L gene encoding trafficking protein particle complex subunit 2-like protein isoform X1, which produces MAVCIAVIAKENYPLYIRSIPAEHELKFHYTVHTSLDVVDEKVSAMGKALVDQRELYLGLLYPTEDYKVYGYVTNSKVKFVMVVDSSNTALRDNEIRSMFRKLHNSYTDVMCNPFYNPGDRIHSRAFDNMVTSMMVQVC; this is translated from the exons ATGGCGGTGTGTATTGCGGTGATCGCCAAAGAG AATTACCCACTCTATATCCGAAGCATCCCCGCAGAGCATGAGCTGAAGTTCCATTACACGGTGCACACGTCTCTTGATGTGGTAGATGAGAAGGTCTCTGCAATGGGAAAGGCCCTCGTAGATCAGAGGGAGCTCTACCTGGGACTCCTGTACCCCACAGAAGACTACAAAGT ATATGGCTATGTGACGAATTCCAAGGTGAAATTTGTAATGGTGGTGGATTCTTCCAACACAGCACTTCGAGACAACGAGATCCGCAGT ATGTTTCGAAAGCTACATAATTCCTACACAGATGTCATGTGCAACCCCTTCTACAACCCTGGAGACCGTATTCATTCTAG GGCCTTTGACAACATGGTCACTTCCATGATGGTGCAGGTTTGTTGA